One Oncorhynchus keta strain PuntledgeMale-10-30-2019 chromosome 34, Oket_V2, whole genome shotgun sequence genomic window, tatctattctaccctgcctttctaaggtcttcgaaagccaacttaacaaacagatcaccaaccatttaaAATACCACCGTACCTTATCAGCTATGCAATCTgatttctgagctggtcatgggtgcacctcagccacgctcaaggtcctaaaagaTATCATAACTggcatcgataagagacaatactgtgcagccgtattcatcgacctggccaaggctttcgactcggtcaatcaccacattcttatcagcagactcgacagccttggttactcaaatgactgtctcgcctggttcaccaactacttctcagatagagttcagtgtatcaaatcggagggcctgttgtccggacctctgatagtctctatgggggtgccacagggttaaattctcggggtgactcttttctctgtatacatcaatgatgtcgctcttgctgctggtgattctctgctCCACCTCTACCCAGACGACACCAtgctgtatacttctggcccttctttggacactgtgttaactaacctcctaactaactaacctgccatacaactctccttctgtggcctccaactgctcttaaatgcaagtaaaactaaatgcatgctcttcaaccgatcgctgcccacacctgcccgcccatccagcatcactactctggacggttctgacaactacaaatacctaggtgactggttagactataaacactccttccagactcacattaagcatctccaatccaaaatgaaatctagaatcggcttcctattttgcaacaaagcctccttcactcatgctgccaaacataccctcgtaaaactgaccatcctaccgatccttgacttctgcAATGTCATTTGTaacagcctccaacactctactcagcaaattggatgcagtctattacagtgccatcccttttgtcaccaaagcccactatactacccaccactgcaacctgtatgctctcgttggctagccctcgcttcatactcgccatcaaacccactggctccaggtcatctacaagtctctgctaggtaaagccccgccttatctcagctcactggtcatcatagcagcacccaccccatagcacacgctccagcaggtatatttcactggtcacccccccccaaagcctattcctcctttggccgcctttccttccagttctctgctgccaatgactggaacgaattgcaaaaatcactaaagctgggGACTCATATCTCCTtcgctaactttaagcatcagctgtcagagcagctcacagatcattgcacctgtagatagcccatctgtaaatagtccatccaACTACTTCAACCCCATATTGTTTTTTCTGCTcccttgcaccccagtatctctacttgcatatcTATCACTCGAGTGTTcaactgctaaattgtaattacttcgccacaacagactatttattgccttacctccctaatttGACCTAAtttgcacactgtatatagatttttttatattgtgtcattgactgtacgtttgtttatgtgtaactctgtgttgtttgtgtcgcactgccttgctttatcttggccaggtcgcagttgtaaatgacaacttcttctcaactggcctacatggttaaataaaggtaaaatacaaattctgaccgtttgagcactGGGCGCTCACAGATccttccagacatgatgctgcagGTCTCTTCTCTCCAGCTCCGAGAAGGGTGGAGGcacacactctctcccctcaCACTCACAGCACTCTTTCTACCTGGGGGATTCCACAGAGATACACTGATTTTCTACACATCCAATGCCCATAATCTATGCATATTATATCCTGTATTAATACTAGAGTAAAGATTGTCTTGAGGCCCAACCACCTTGCACCATAGATCTAACCCACCTCTGATACAATGTCTCTCACCTGTTCCTCTGGACTAATGACCACCAGGTCTCCACCCTGTTGAACACAGTTGACCCGACTGCTGCTTCAGCTCCTCCTCTCAGTGGATTGCACACCCACATGCTCaaacatacagaaacacacatacacaagaaCATATTCATGCACATTGCACAAACACACAGTATATAAATATAGAAGGACAGATAAATCAAGACACTGCTGACCTTGGGTGAGCTGGTCTCTGAGTGGACAGTGTCGTCCACAGGCAGGAAGTTGACCAGCTCTGTAGGCATCTTCTGAAGGGGATCCCTATCCCTCACAACAAAGTCTCAGTTCAAAATCACCTCAGTTTCAGAGAAACTTATGAGATCTAACTGAAGTTGGTTTTTAGTCTCTGCGACCCTCACATGCACTCACCTCAACTGGTCATAACGCTTTGATCACACCAACAGTGTGTCTGTACAAAAtggtacgcagcatcatctggatatgtttgcaacaaaagttcaacattcaccttctgctaccatttctgtcgaGCTGTCTAGGCATACAGTTTGATGCATGTATTGGATAAATCCACCGTATGTACCACACAAAACGCACTACAACTGCCTCTACAATGCTGGAAGGCAAACGCAGCattccattggaaatgaatgtacttctggtgtaccaaaatgcaatgacgCGTTGGTGTGATCGAGGCGTTAAGCTGCACTGATGTTCAGGTGTTGTCACTGTGACCATTCCCTGGTTCATGTGAgatcttttatctctctctgtagttGTTTTAAGATGCTGTCAGGTCTATAGTTTTTTTGCAATTTGTTGTTGGATGTCAGTAGGCCTTCATACTCTCTTTCTAATTGGTTATGAGAAGCAGCAAGGTCTCTGTGTTGCCTCTCTGACTGGTACTTGGAGGTGACAAGTTTcatgtagtctctctccagttgGTCCTTAACCACCGCCACATAGCTGTTCATTTTCTGTAGCTCAGCTTGAGTTGAAGTGAAAGCATAATTTTGGATCCAGATCTGGTTCTTGGCTGTGAGGACGGTGTCGTAGTTGTCCCTCAGAAACTGAAATTATGCCGCCAGTAAGGTGCAACTGATAGAAGCTGTGTAATCTGGTGAGATGGACACAAAGTGTGTGTTAACAATTAGTGTACAGCAGATTGTTTTAGTATACGCTGCCTTTAAGGTTATAGTGAGGCCCAGAGCCATGTATTTAGATATTCTAAATACATGGCTCTGGAATGGCCAAGGCCCATAAGGATGTGATGAAGAATATGCCTATTGTGTCCTCCTGTAATCATAGACCTGAGATGGTTAGGATTGATAGCAGTATCCAGgggcttgaggcgtcactacagacccgggttcgatcggGAATCCCATAGAGTGGCGCACAATTgccccagtgtcgtccgggttgggagagggtttgaccggggggctttacttggctcatcgtgctctagcaactccttgtggcgagCTGGGCGCCTGTaggctgacttcggtcgtcagttgaactgtgtttcctccgacacattggtgcgggtggcttctgggttaagcgggcgggtgttaagaagctcggtttggcaggtcatgtttcggaggatacATGACTCGACCTACGCCTCTCCCAGGccagttggggagttgcagcgatgagacaagatcgcaattggatatcacgaaattggggagaaaaagggtgtACGTTTAAAAAAAAGGAATAATGCAGTAACCAGGGGCAACACAGACCTATTAAAATAAGAAGCATTATACAGCTCATTGATTGAAAAAACaaggtagcctagctgttaagCAGTTGGTCCAGTACCCAAAagtttgctggtttgaatccttgAGCCGAAAAGGTGGAAAAATATGCTGTTCTGCCCTTGAGAAGGGCAATTAACCCCCAACAACTGCTCCCCACTTACAAAAAATTATTGCAGTTTtgaaagtgcagtaactgcaatTCACTGTTGTATTTtggatgcagaataactgcagttggACTGTAGTTATACAGAACTCTAACTGCAATTACAGGCAAAATTtctgcagtaaaaaaaaaaaaaagctgttaTTGTGGAGGCAGTATTTGCagtatactgcactctgactgcaatctCTTTTCGTAAGGGCCGGGTGTCGATGACGTGTCtctcgattaaggcagcccctcgcacctctcttattcagaggggttgggttaaatggggaagacacatttcggttcaATGCATTCAAATGTGCAACTGTATAGGGTCAATTTCACGCCATATGTAttgaatttaaaataaaataaatcgtgAACATGAAAAATAAAGTTGAGAATTTGACATGATATTTTCGAGGACGGGTGAAATCAAAAACCAAACAATTGaaagcaaaatgtatagaattgtttAAAAACATAAACATCAAAAGCAAAACCCAAAAACGTGTAAGCAAATAATGTTTAAGCGAGAGCAAAACTCTATGacaaattattaaaaaatatatatatttgaaaaagAATGAAAAAATTGTTTTCGGTTCAACTTTCCCAGCAACCAAccctattgaatccattttgccTACGCTCTTGCCTACCTTTTGGTTACGCTACTCGTATATTTGCTTTCGATGTCTGTTTCTTTGCTTTCACTGCCAGTCTTTTCGATTGCGAGTTTTGGCATTATTTTTCCCTGAATGGCGTGGTTTAGAGGGAGGCCTAGACAATGAGTCTCCATTGGTCCGCTAGTTTTGGAGCGACGGTTCGTTTTAACCGAATCGATGAACACGACAGACAGGTTTACCTGTTGGACAACTTTCGGTGCAGGTGTTTGGCGAATCAGTTACTACACCTACAAGTTTTGGGGTTTTGCTTTCGATGTCTTATTTGTGTTTataattctatacattttgctttCAATTGTTTGGTTTTTGATTTCAACATCCACTATTTCACCCGTTCTCGAAAGTATAATGCTTACATTCTCAACTTTATTTTAAATgttcatgttttatttttatttagaatCAATACATTTGGCGTGAAATTGACCCCATACAACTGACTGTTTCCCCTTCCCATATAAGCTTTTTGGACGAGAAAAAAAATACAAGAATTTGAAAGACCGAAGTCGCATTCCGTTCCAGCAGGTGGCGATAGTGCAAAATGTGTTTGCCGCTGTGCTCAAAGGAACGTCCTCCTTTGTTTAACGCATACGGTGTCTACGCTATGTTGTTGTAAATGTACCTGTGATTATCCGCTAGCAAGCTGACACAACGTTTCTCCTCTAAAAATGTCCAAAATAGAGTTATTGAGAGTGTTTCTCAGCCAGAGATTGACAATGGCAGCTGAGGAGATATTTGGCGTCGTTGAAGAAACGATAGCAGGGTACCAGGAAGAGAACAGCCGTCTGCGTAGCATGCTCGATGTAGTTATTAAACCAGATATACTATTACACAGAATAGGTGTGTGACTGAGGCTGCAAGCTGTTATATTTTAAACATTCTTTGCATGTGTCAAGTGGTCAATGTCATGATGTATCAACCAAAACCAGTGACAATGTAGCTATGTTAGTATCTATCGAAatagctagctatctaactagAATACTATTCATGTTAACGTTTTAGATGTTTTATTTAattctctatccttccctccagATATCCAACAGCCCACTCACCCTGTATCTGAACAGGAGGTTCTCCCTGAACAGCAACACTGTGAGCAGGAGTGGAGCCCCAGGCTGGGGCAGGAAGACCCACATTACATACAGATAAAAGAGGAACCGGAGGAACTTGAGTCATCTTTGAAAAATGACTCCAACCACCAGGACCTGACTCAGTCCTCACTTCTTTATGAAACCCAAAGTGAAGACTATGAAGAGACGTACTGTCTTCCCAGCACCTCGACTGCACAGAGGAACTACTCTCTACACAGCACCTTAACTGCACAGAGGAACTACTCTCTACACAGCACCTTAACTGAACAGAGCAGCTACTCTCTAACCAGCACCTCCACTGAACAGAACATGATACAGATCAAACCAGAACTTAATGCAGAAGACAATGGAGTATCAGAACCATCCCGTGAGTCTCAGCCCCTCTTTACAGAAGATACAGAGTCTTCTGCAGCTCAGAGTAAAAACATGAAATGTGTCAAAGGGGTAGAGAGTAGACCTCTGTCAGGTTCAAAGCCACTGAAATCAAAGAGATCACAGACAGTAAGAAAACAAAGTGCCTATATCCACTGTAAATTTTGTGGAATGTATTTCTCCTACTTAGCTTCTTTAGTGAATCATGCAAGAAAGCATGCACAGGACAAAGAATGTctatgtggtgtgtgtggaaTACACTTAGAGTCCACAGAAAGCATGTTAGATCATCTAGAAACCCACGTTGGAGCTAGAGTTTGTCATGTTTGTGGTACATTTTTCCCTGGGAGTGCTGAGCTGAATGATCATATGAAGGTTCACCCAGGGGAGAAATCGTTTCGCTGTCCTGATTGTGGCAAGTGTTTCAGAAAAAATCCAGATCTCACAGCACACAAGAGGATTCATACAGGGGAGAGACCGTACCGCTGCCAGTTTTGTGGCAA contains:
- the LOC118367879 gene encoding zinc finger protein OZF-like isoform X2, with the translated sequence MNTTDRFTCWTTFGADIQQPTHPVSEQEVLPEQQHCEQEWSPRLGQEDPHYIQIKEEPEELESSLKNDSNHQDLTQSSLLYETQSEDYEETYCLPSTSTAQRNYSLHSTLTAQRNYSLHSTLTEQSSYSLTSTSTEQNMIQIKPELNAEDNGVSEPSRESQPLFTEDTESSAAQSKNMKCVKGVESRPLSGSKPLKSKRSQTVRKQSAYIHCKFCGMYFSYLASLVNHARKHAQDKECLCGVCGIHLESTESMLDHLETHVGARVCHVCGTFFPGSAELNDHMKVHPGEKSFRCPDCGKCFRKNPDLTAHKRIHTGERPYRCQFCGKGFSQSGNLAVHMKSHSGEKPHCCPVCGKCFSSKSYMNTHMKIHTGERPFCCRLCGKCFIRNPDLTVHMRTHTGVKPYKCQYCGQGFKQNYHRKLHMKIHMGKPTSLPSL
- the LOC118367879 gene encoding zinc finger protein 567-like isoform X1, with translation MSKIELLRVFLSQRLTMAAEEIFGVVEETIAGYQEENSRLRSMLDVVIKPDILLHRIDIQQPTHPVSEQEVLPEQQHCEQEWSPRLGQEDPHYIQIKEEPEELESSLKNDSNHQDLTQSSLLYETQSEDYEETYCLPSTSTAQRNYSLHSTLTAQRNYSLHSTLTEQSSYSLTSTSTEQNMIQIKPELNAEDNGVSEPSRESQPLFTEDTESSAAQSKNMKCVKGVESRPLSGSKPLKSKRSQTVRKQSAYIHCKFCGMYFSYLASLVNHARKHAQDKECLCGVCGIHLESTESMLDHLETHVGARVCHVCGTFFPGSAELNDHMKVHPGEKSFRCPDCGKCFRKNPDLTAHKRIHTGERPYRCQFCGKGFSQSGNLAVHMKSHSGEKPHCCPVCGKCFSSKSYMNTHMKIHTGERPFCCRLCGKCFIRNPDLTVHMRTHTGVKPYKCQYCGQGFKQNYHRKLHMKIHMGKPTSLPSL